The segment TCGCTCTCTCTGTCTCTacaatgacattttttaatgtctttttttgtttttaagtctCAAGTCATTACTATGGCAACTGATATATCAGATATTGGCTGCACTGTTTGAGCAAACAGCTCTGATTACTTGCAAAATGACAGTGTGGAAATTCAGCCCTAAACATCTGATATAGATTTTACCATCCAACTAAAGgctacttttttcttttatctccTCCAAAATTGTCTTAAATCCCCAAAGCTCTAAACAGATAGTTTTGACCTAAACATACCTCCCACTGGGTTTCTTCCAGCTGGGGATTAATGTTCTGGCTTTGTCCCGCTGGGCTTTGACTTTTCAGGGTCTGGCACTCCAGCCTGACAGAATCCAGCTCCTCCTGCAGCCGGTTGCGTTCCTGCTGTACCTTATACAGCTGCAGCTGCAGGTTTCGTTGTGAACGCTGGGACTGCTGGGATACCTGACGCAGTTTGGCGGTGTACAAGTGTTTCAGTTCTGTCACTTCTTTTTCCCAGAGCCGCTGCTTCCCTTCAAAAACCTACAGGagcacataaacacagttttgaattttagtttttatttctgcTTTATTTTCAATTTCGTGTACATACTATGattgttagtttttgtttttactgactccaaacttttgaacggtagtgtatgtttAATAGATTATGTGCTCTTGACCTGTGCAATGGCATCTTCGCTCTCATCCAAGTTCCTCCTCATCTGACGTAGCTCGTGCTCCTTTTCCTGCAGACGTTCTTCCAGGTCCTTCACCACGTCCTCCAGAGAGTGTGACAGCTCGTAGGGGGGCGGGGCCTCGCTTCCATAGCACTGCAGGCGGTTCAGCGTAGCCATACTCTGACAGGACACGTCTGTGACTGTTGAAGCTGCTCCCTTGGAGCCCAGCGAGGTGCGATCCAGTGAGCCAATGTGGTTGATGTGACCCATAGAGGCGCTGATTTGTCCCAAGTGAGGTCGGAACGGTGGCCGATAGGGCGGCAGGCTGTTCATGGAGTTGTGTCCCGAGTCGGACGTGTTCTCCTCTTCTTGGCTGAGGCCCCGGACTGCTGCTAGCACGCCTTTGCTGGTGCTTGTGCCTGGCCGTGAAGGGGAGGAGGACGAGGAAGAGGTGGACAACGATTTAGGCGCTGCTTTGGTGTAGGATGGATGCATGCCGTTGGTTAAGCTACTCTCTAGCTCCTCCGACTTGGAGGGTAGAGGTTCTGCATGGAACTGAAGTTTTTTGGGGTGACCGGTTTAAAGGCGGAAGGCCTGAAACGTGGCTGTGAAATGACAAGGATAAGTCAATTGCAGCATGTGCTTCAGGAGAATAGATCTACACTTAAATACTGGAGCTATGCCAAACAACATAAAGTAATTTAATGTAGACCACTTTTACTTCCATATTTCGCTGAGTTTCTCTCTCAATAACGTCACCTGAGGGGGACCATATTTGATTACAGAGATAAATTTAGCCAGCAGAGGCTAGTCAGTTAGTCTACACGCTGCTGGCCCGAACAGTTTATATGATTTATTTCCGTTTGCGACTGGGGGGGGAGTAGCCTCACAATCAATAAATTACACTTCCCCCAGGAAGAAATATTGCCTTTATGGAGCCGGACTGTCACGATTTCTGCATTTCATTGACAGGCTTTGAAACTACAACGAGCAACCTATTCATCTTGTTTTCATCCagttattgtaaagtgtgtttTTAGCACCTGCTCCTTCCGAGATTTGTTGAACACTTACTGAAGCAAGTGCTGATGGGAAAAAAGTCAGTAACTTAACTAAATTCACCCTTACATTTCTGCAAAGTGAACAACTACTGAATAcgttttttacatttcttaatgaaataatattaattatttatactgcattcaggtaattttcaaaatatcttgtcACATCTTTAGTATCAATACAGTCttaaaaatagttgttttttaaaacactaaacttttagtttttttggtgctttGTTGTTAACAGCAAAATACAACattaattttagattttttacatCCTGGTTTTACACAAAATTAGAATAAATTCATGATCATGTTGAGCTGtgttatatatatgttatatatattatgtatttatattattatatgtttttttaagaatatATCTATTTGTggtgctttgtttttgttgatgaCTGAAAAATACTATATTAATTCCCCTCCATATGCTCTTGTGAAAAATATAAAGCTTAAGTATGTGCTTTCTGCACCTCTAGCATCACTAAACACAGTAGCACAACTAATAACTGTTTTCAGCCAGGTTTCCCAAACACTCCCTACGTCTGCCATTGGTCAGAGTTTCCAACTTGTAATTTTGAGTTTGACAAAGACGTTGAAAACTCGCAATTACTGTAATTCTGACATGACATGAGCGAAGCATAACTTTTTCACAGTTGTTTACCTTGTCAAACTTGCCACCTATGGGAAGTGAGTTCTTTCCCAAATCAAGCTCTTTTCCATCCCGGTGGTAGACCTTAGTGTAGACGTCGTTCTCCTCTCTCCTGTGCTCTCTCTTGATGGAGGATGTTCCAGAGATGATGTGTTTGCTGCCCTTCGGTTCCTTCTTGGTTATGTTCAGATAGTTAAGAAGCTCTCTCTGGTTGAAACCCTTCTTGAGCAGGCCGTGGTTCTGACGTCCTGGTACTTGAGGAACTGCTCTGTTGCTCTTGGTTGGTGACACGTCTGGTTTCTCGATTAGGCTGCCTACACTTCCCATGACGCAGCGACCTGATGCCAAAGAGGATGTTGGATAAACGGCACAGATGCTTTTGCTGGGGTCCTGGTTCAAGGACAGGGCCTGGGCTGTTGCCATTGGTTACAGGTTCAAATGGCTCCACTGGGATCTCTAAATTGAAGGAAGAgaaaggaaaaacaatgaaaaacctTTCAGAGGATCAAATATGAAAACTGTATCCTTCTTCTGcaaaatattttgatatttcaaGATGTTTTGTTGCATCCATCTATTCCACTTACCATCCAACAGTTGGACACATTTCAAATTTCACTTACTGGTTCTACTTAAACTaagataaataattaattacagCTTCTATTACACAAATGaacatgacacacacacattttctatatatatatatattagggatgtcaagcgattattattatttttttaaatctaattaattacacgATGTGGtgattaatctaattaatcgcACCCCccaaaaagcatcaaataggcattacaaaaagtagctatagaaaaaatattttatttgactcaacatataatttattataaacttTTAGGCTTCAAcggccatgagggtgagtaaattatgaaaggatgttcatttttgggtgaagtatacctttaatttttttttttattaatatggcaatatgaaatatatttgaaatgaaatgatactctaaaactgccagtaggtggcggtaaatgtctaaatgagtaAGTATTTGAGTCATTCATTTATTCGATTCATTTAAACAGCTGATTTATTTAGGAATtaagtaaatggctctctttatgaatgggccattgaatcattggttcacccGATTGATTTGCTCAAAGCAGaaaatattgtgtctaaaatacaaacacaatattaacttcttatttattgaactgttgtataaaatcaatgtcacatttgcatttgtgccatttgggacaaaAACATCACAAGTAATGGATATTGCCCCCATTACTTTGTGTGATAGCTATTGCTTAATAATACCAATATGAAACCAAAACTCATAAAGGAGCAATTTTGCCctgatatcttgaattttaggggCATATAACTGCGTTCTATAGGTTACTCAACACAGTGAGTTTTTGCCCTTCTTCATTGTTGGCAccaatatactgtatgtaatgCAAGATGACCTATGTAcctatgtatatataatataaattgtgGGGTCCAAAGGTCTGAGACTATTAGTCTATATATGCAGTAATTgtaatatctaaattaatataAGCCCATAAACCTATGCATTAAAATTAAACTAGATGAATATcgtttaaaatagttttgtaTGAAGTATAGCATGTCACACTGCATGATGCTGCTGTCACTGCTTCAAATGTCAGCCACCCATAAGCACTTTGTTCATTTATATAGTCTAACAAGAAAATGGGTCAAAAGCAGCATGCTTTCGTCTTAGAAATGAGAACTACTGTACACACAGAAGTTCACAAGTCTGTTATATAACTGAGATGATACAAGCTGGGAATCATCCCATGAGCCGAAAACACCGAAAATGAGGGCAGATGCTTttgcaatgcaaaaaaaaaaaaaacacacactttaATTTACACTGCCATACTGCTGCATTAATCAATGTCCTCTGGTAATCACTAATCTTTCCCTACTAAGAAAAACTCCCTCAAAGTGAGGTTGATCCACTTATTTGCTCAGTGCTGCCCTGCTTCCGAACGCTTTATAGTGGGGTTTCAGTATATCTGTTTATAGTGCCACCCTCTtgctttctcttttcttctctcTAACGCTCTCTCAATCAATTTTCTCTTTCCAGAGCACCTCATTAAGAGGCCATATTGATTTCACCTCAACaactttctctctcatttctaTAAAAGTAGGCTATTGGCCTCAAACAGCCGTAAAGACAAAATACGATGACTTCAAGTGTTTCTGCGTTTGTATACACTCCTCTACAGGCACATTCAGTGTGAATATACTCACTAACTTTCTCATATGCATGTAGGACTCATTTCTgtaactaataataaaaaacaaaacagccaGCGCCCTCtgaaaaaagtcataaataatataatgacCTTGTCTGAACAACGCTTAGGAAATGGATCTGCTTTAAGGCCTAAAATATTCCAGCACTTTGCCAGAACGCTACTCAGCACCTCTGGGTCACAATGAGAGCATCTCTGAGTGTTTCCTTTTTGTCTAGTGCATCTCACTCAAAGCAAACATTTACTCACTGTGACATTCCCCCTATGGCGATGGTTCTGGCATTAAAGGAGATGcactgtacattttttttttttattccctgAAGTCCAATTATAATCTTAGTAAagtttttgtattaatatttgttaaacactctaacttttttttttttttttttttttttttgctgctgtgCCTTTAAGACTTCTACGTAAGCCTGTTTCACAGATTAAAAGAGAAGCAATTCTCTGTCCTAGAAGTTAGAGGACGGTTTTATAGTACATCAAACTGTTTTATTCCAAAAGTTCAAGGAACATTACATTTCTCAACATAAGTtcactgtataaaataataaatacccTCCTGCTGGAGCATACCCATACCAGTGTAGCCCGTGTAAACAGTTTTTTTAAGCTAACGCGCTGCGTCCGAATATGCCTGCttccatactatatagtatgcgaaaaacagtatgtgagccGAGTAGCGTGTTCAAATTCATAGCATTCATAGTAGCCGAACCgtacctggatgacctactactgcCGGCGAGATACTGAAGTGCGCATTCAATGGTCACTTTCCTAGCCCGTGAGGCAACGGGAGGGGATTTATGAATGGAggtgaagcgacgcaactgacatcgtaggtcacatgacagtgacaacatggcagatgtagtacATCCGAATTTCattactacacacattcatactcttctggaagctcaaacgtgctgcgtaacacacaagaatgaacctcattggttacacagcacgtttgagcttccggaagaggtttgttcttgtgcattattcaggttcggttgagcttctgcttatgattgctgatcaatgtttacatgtgagtaaaagcataaattaaatcttttcatcacaaaaagcgatcgagtctctttggaaaatttggactaaaccgcccGATTCTTAATATGGATTACAacctctttatgaactttttgaagcatcaaagcgGTCGTTGCAAAGGCAGGAACAggcatctctcagatttcattaaaatatcttcatttgtgttctgaagatgattaAAAGTCTTATGAGTTTGGAAAGACACAaatgtgagtaattaatgacataattttaattttggggagaactaaccctttaaacacgGCATCCCCTCCAGGATCTTCCTTGTATCAACAAAATGATCATTTACCAAATTCAGGCTTATGTTACTCGAGTGATTATGAAAACAGTTCGAGAAGACGCAAAAAAGTGTGGCACAAAAGTTCAGGATTTTACCCATGAAGAGATCAAAGAGGCACCTCATGATTTTATGCATGAGATGTGGCTGAGCTCTCCTCTGTTTTTGCCATCCCAGCATCAGCTAACTACAACACTTACTGCACAAGACACTCTGAATATGAAAGTAAGTGGGTATGTCAGGACTCTGGGAAATAATGTTTTTAGTAGATACTGAGTTCGtttcatatatatacatatatatatatatatattaggactGTCAAACATGCATGcgtatatttaagaaaaatttaaaatttgctatatttatatatagcaaattttatatatagcctatatatgcaaatattttaaaCACTGACTGATGTCCTTATATCCTTCTAGTTTAGGACTCTGTAGCAAACACGATTATGTTCAGATAGCCATACTTCCTTTTAAAATGTAGTCAGGCAAATCACGCAGTCAGACAAACCAGGAAACTGATTTCCAGCTTGATTAGAAGATCAACAGAATATTTCAAAGTCTACAGTCCTGTATAGTGCACATAAAGTTCATGCtgataatgaattaattttgtgaaaaattctaatatatacaaataacatttataatatttattcatatgtATATTCTTtatctaaaatatataattgtttttttccaAAACCACTACATTAAATGATTTACTTACAGTAATggctttaattattttaatttgggGCTTTTATCGGATGAGAACTGAGcagagctggacgatgacatcactgttttctccagagctgctttatagctgaattgaactcGTTTCACATTTGATGATCTTTACAGTTATTGAACGGAACTGAattaacactgaactgacttcagctgaaaaATGACACTATAGTCTTTTTTTAGTGATGCTTTACAGCAGATttgaattctgtttgcatcaatgatcattattttcctgtttatcactgtaaagctgctatGAAACACTGTAATGTATaaagctatataaataaaggtgactgtTTTTACATGATTATTACATGACTGCTATACATGATTATTTGTGATTTATGTGATTAGTTAATCCTTATAATATGTaatgaattaaattacatttttaattaattgacaGCCCTATAGCAACTGTGTGAGGAATGCCTGTTTTTATGAAGGGTGGGGGGTTAGCTAGGGTTCAAAACCCTTTTAAAAGTGGCCACAAATCTTAAAGGACAGGAAAAATGTTGCATCCAGTCTTTTTCCATAATTGCTTCAGACACTGAACAGCCAGAGTGGGTTGAGAGACTGAGATGATTTACAGCCTATTCGGGCCCTTCAGAGCCAGTGGCTGgccctatacacacacacacacacacacacacacacacattccccCCAATGGAAAAGTTTTAATTAGAGGCCTGTCTACCTCACAGCGAGTGTTCAGTTCATTTGTTTAAAGAGCACCTGAAACTCATTTCCTCCTTCTGatgctgttttaaatgtcttcatTGACATTAtataatgattatgaatgtaacaAAATCTGTTTTCTGTGAGGACTCACAGGGTGaaatttggagaaaaaaaaaaagttgccaaTGAGAGAATGTAAGAGCTTcttaatgaaatatttaatttaaattatacaaatcTCAGTAATGTAACCATTTTTGAACCAAAATACCTTATTCTATTATTTGGTCCAACTATCTAGGCATAAAACATACATGTTGGCTAAATAGCTTCTGTACAGAAGTGCACAAGTAAGAAAGATAAAGCTAAAGCAGGTCTCAAAGATCCTTCAAATTCCAAACATACTTCTAAAAATCAAGTTAAGACTTGCAGTCTCTCTCATAAAGACAGTTCCCTGTCTAGCTTGACGAATCTCTAAAAATATCAGAAGTTTACTTCCTTCTTTGGCTCTAAACATTCATGCAGCCTTATTCTTGCTTTGTTGCACATTTTTTGTGCAAAGACCAGCACAACCTTATTCCAGCACAGACAAGCAGGCTATGTTCGGAATAGCATACTACCATACTACTCTTACTATTTCTGCAGTATGCAGCATGAATTTTCTGTATCCGTTATCTGGGTGCCTATGTTTGCCAAAAAATTGCTGTTTATAACATAATATACCTACTGTATCCAACAATGCAGTttgctcaaaatattttaaaaaaggtgatattaatattaaggcaatgttttaatttagcctaatattattattattattattattattattaacattaataatatatatatattttaattgattataCTGTGTAGTAAGCAGCGctaatatttcaatttattgAGTTTAAATTGAAATTACACTTAAAATGGCTTTGGTGTCCCATAAACTGTATTGAGGGGGCTGATCTTCTGGCACAGTCACAGGAAATGACGCATTTCATTCCACTAGGCATTTCCAGTCAGCTGTCCCTCATTCactgtcaaaaacaaaaaacataggGCTATTTATTCACTCACAGCTTTCTGGTCAATGATCTCTGTTGCGTCATAGGCACCATGTCGTGATTAGTATCACTTACCCAGAGGCCATGGACAAACCTAGACATGAACCCTTCCACATAACATTGCATTAATGAATATGACCAGTGTGCTCTGAGGGCACAAACATTATACAAACTCACTGCCTAATAACTACCCTTAACCGGAAGATATTTCACATGCAGAAACAAAAAAATGGGTAAAATGTATTAGTATTTATGTACTGAAATGTGAAGTTTATTTCACGGAtccattacaaaaaaataagcaTAGGCTTACTTCATgttcattttattacttttgACAGGTACAATGTGAAAataggccaaatatacttaGACTTCAAGTATAGCCTActtaagtgtaattttaaatatatttaagtacataaaaagtagactgaacgtatacttttagtttaaaagaggTATGCTGATAGCACACAGGCCTACTGAATATTTGTTGGTCagtattggatatttaattgtgcatgcttTTTCCCCTTATATTTGTTTCTATTTAGATGATCTTTGATGTCATCTAATGCTCacttaaagttaattttttagAACACTAACAATTTAATAACTGTTAAATTAGCAAATCCCACAGTGAATATGccttttcatactgtacattataatgttgtgatgcctaaatttacttgtagcatttaaaatg is part of the Megalobrama amblycephala isolate DHTTF-2021 linkage group LG23, ASM1881202v1, whole genome shotgun sequence genome and harbors:
- the n4bp3 gene encoding LOW QUALITY PROTEIN: NEDD4-binding protein 3-A (The sequence of the model RefSeq protein was modified relative to this genomic sequence to represent the inferred CDS: inserted 1 base in 1 codon), coding for MATAQALSLNQDPSKSICAVYPTSSLASGRCVMGSVGSLIEKPDVSPTKSNRAVPQVPGRQNHGLLKKGFNQRELLNYLNITKKEPKGSKHIISGTSSIKREHRREENDVYTKVYHRDGKELDLGKNSLPIGGKFDKPRFRPSAFKPVTPKNFSSMQNLYPXKSEELESSLTNGMHPSYTKAAPKSLSTSSSSSSPSRPGTSTSKGVLAAVRGLSQEEENTSDSGHNSMNSLPPYRPPFRPHLGQISASMGHINHIGSLDRTSLGSKGAASTVTDVSCQSMATLNRLQCYGSEAPPPYELSHSLEDVVKDLEERLQEKEHELRQMRRNLDESEDAIAQVFEGKQRLWEKEVTELKHLYTAKLRQVSQQSQRSQRNLQLQLYKVQQERNRLQEELDSVRLECQTLKSQSPAGQSQNINPQLEETQWEVCQKSGEISLLKQQFRDSQAEVTQKLSEIFLLKTQLHEARNQIRSKDSQIDMLQIALQGARRKCPLPAFEDTRVDAGETGGANSTEERLRAELLLERRQNEAQTSAFENERRTWQNEKEKVIRYQKELQASYLEMYHKNDALEKELALLRGGRARVEEVEAGAGDEVWALQEAKPPTGLPWIERIESSEI